In a single window of the Nicotiana tomentosiformis chromosome 8, ASM39032v3, whole genome shotgun sequence genome:
- the LOC104093759 gene encoding cathecol O-methyltransferase 1: MESSTKSQIPTQSEEERNCTYAMQLLSSSVLPFVLHSTIQLEVFEILAKSNDTKLSASQIVSQIPNCKNPDAATMLDRMLYVLASYSLFTCSIVEDEENNGGQKRVYGLSQVGKFFVRDEDGASMGPLLALLQDKVFINSWFELKDAVLEGGVPFDRVHGVHAFEYPKSDPKFNDVFNKAMINHTTVVMKKILENYKGFENLKTLVDVGGGLGVNLKMITSKYPTIKGTNFDLPHVVQHAPSYPGVEHVGGDMFESVPEGDAIFMKWILHDWSDSHNLKLLKNCYKALPDNGKVIVVEAILPVKPDIDTAVVGVSQCDLIMMAQNPGGKERSEQEFRALATEAGFKGVNLICCVCNFWVMEFCK; the protein is encoded by the exons ATGGAATCCTCAACCAAAAGCCAAATACCAACACAATCAGAAGAAGAGCGTAACTGCACATATGCCATGCAACTATTGTCATCTTCAGTCCTCCCCTTTGTGTTGcattcaacaattcaattggaAGTTTTTGAGATATTAGCCAAATCTAATGACACTAAACTTTCTGCTTCTCAAATTGTTTCTCAAATTCCTAACTGCAAGAATCCTGATGCAGCTACTATGTTAGATAGGATGCTTTATGTCTTGGCTAGTTACTCGTTGTTTACTTGTTCCATTGTTGAGGATGAAGAAAATAATGGGGGCCAGAAAAGAGTGTATGGTTTGTCACAAGTGGGAAAATTCTTTGTTAGAGATGAAGATGGTGCATCAATGGGGCCACTTTTGGCTTTGCTTCAAGATAAAGTATTCATAAACAGCTG GTTTGAACTAAAAGATGCAGTTCTTGAAGGAGGAGTTCCATTTGACAGGGTACACGGTGTGCATGCATTTGAATATCCAAAATCGGACCCAAAATTCAATGATGTTTTCAACAAGGCAATGATCAATCACACAACTGTAGTCATGAAAAAAATACTTGAAAATTACAAAGGTTTTGAGAACCTTAAAACTTTGGTTGATGTTGGAGGTGGTCTTGGAGTTAACCTCAAGATGATTACATCTAAATACCCCACAATTAAGGGCACTAATTTTGATTTGCCACATGTTGTTCAACATGCCCCTTCCTATCCTG GGGTGGAACATGTTGGGGGAGATATGTTTGAAAGTGTTCCAGAAGGAGATGCTATTTTTATGAAG TGGATTCTTCATGATTGGAGTGATAGTCACAACCTCAAGTTGCTAAAGAACTGCTACAAGGCTCTACCAGACAATGGAAAGGTGATTGTTGTTGAGGCCATTTTACCAGTGAAACCAGACATTGACACCGCAGTGGTTGGCGTTTCGCAATGTGATTTGATCATGATGGCTCAAAATCCTGGAGGCAAAGAGCGTTCGGAACAGGAGTTTCGAGCCTTGGCTACTGAAGCTGGATTCAAAGGCGTTAACTTAATATGTTGTGTCTGTAATTTTTGGGTCATGGAATTCTGCAAGTAG